The proteins below are encoded in one region of Paraburkholderia phenazinium:
- a CDS encoding DUF4148 domain-containing protein, with protein MKSLIQAVAIAAVLATPVASFAQSNSQPVTRAQVRAELVQIEQAGYSPARGRDPYYPEDIQAAEAKVAAQNGTAQTETTSYGPSASGTSQSGQRAELTVSPYSPPVYVAH; from the coding sequence ATGAAGTCCCTTATTCAAGCTGTTGCTATTGCTGCTGTTCTCGCTACCCCGGTAGCATCGTTTGCCCAATCGAACAGCCAGCCCGTCACGCGAGCACAAGTGCGTGCGGAACTGGTGCAGATCGAGCAGGCCGGCTATTCACCGGCCCGTGGCCGCGACCCGTACTATCCGGAAGACATCCAGGCCGCTGAAGCAAAGGTCGCCGCTCAAAATGGTACGGCGCAGACTGAAACGACGAGTTATGGTCCGAGCGCAAGCGGCACGTCGCAGTCGGGTCAACGCGCTGAGCTAACGGTTAGCCCGTACTCGCCGCCGGTCTACGTTGCGCATTAA
- a CDS encoding LacI family DNA-binding transcriptional regulator, whose product MATIKDVAAVAGVSFTTVSHVVNNSRPVSADVRAKVEHAIRQLHYVPSAVARSLKARATATIGLVVPNSTNPYFAELARGIEDGCSRNGYCVFFCNSDDDPAKQRNYLRVLQEKRIDGLIVASAGDDAVLAQALADAREPLVVVDRNIEGLTADLVQIDHEKGAYLATRHLLELGHVKIGCITGPVATAVSAMRVHGFIRAMAERGIDIAPGAIVESDFSGTGGYRASSQLFDTVQPTAIFAGNDMMGIGALRAAAERGINVPHDCSIIGFDDIELGRFTYPALSTVGQSVRALGEMAAQTLIERITGTAAGAEDSPARRRVLAPRLILRESTAAWEGAGAGAGRDGVTA is encoded by the coding sequence ATGGCGACCATCAAGGATGTAGCGGCCGTGGCAGGCGTGTCGTTCACGACGGTTTCACACGTCGTGAACAACTCGCGTCCCGTGTCGGCCGATGTGCGCGCAAAAGTCGAACATGCGATCCGGCAACTCCACTATGTGCCCTCGGCAGTCGCCCGGTCACTGAAGGCGCGCGCCACTGCGACGATCGGTCTGGTGGTGCCCAACAGCACGAATCCCTACTTCGCGGAACTGGCGCGCGGCATCGAAGACGGTTGTTCGCGCAACGGCTACTGCGTGTTCTTCTGCAACTCGGACGACGATCCCGCCAAGCAGCGTAACTATTTGCGGGTGCTGCAGGAAAAACGTATCGACGGACTGATCGTGGCCTCGGCCGGCGACGACGCCGTGCTCGCGCAGGCGCTCGCCGATGCGCGCGAGCCCCTGGTGGTGGTGGACCGCAATATCGAGGGCCTTACCGCGGACCTGGTGCAGATCGACCACGAAAAGGGCGCCTATCTGGCGACGCGCCATCTGCTCGAACTCGGGCATGTGAAGATCGGTTGCATCACCGGCCCGGTTGCCACGGCTGTCAGCGCAATGCGCGTGCACGGTTTCATCCGCGCGATGGCCGAACGCGGCATCGACATCGCGCCGGGCGCGATTGTCGAAAGCGATTTTTCGGGCACCGGCGGCTATCGCGCGTCGAGCCAGTTGTTCGACACGGTGCAGCCGACCGCGATTTTCGCCGGCAACGACATGATGGGCATCGGCGCCTTGCGCGCCGCCGCGGAGCGCGGCATCAACGTGCCGCACGATTGCTCGATCATCGGCTTCGACGATATCGAACTGGGCCGCTTCACCTATCCCGCACTCTCGACGGTGGGACAGTCCGTGCGCGCGCTCGGCGAGATGGCGGCGCAAACGCTGATCGAGCGGATTACCGGCACTGCAGCCGGTGCGGAGGATTCTCCGGCACGCCGCAGGGTGTTGGCGCCGCGGCTGATCTTGCGCGAATCGACCGCGGCCTGGGAAGGCGCCGGCGCCGGTGCGGGACGTGACGGTGTGACGGCCTGA
- a CDS encoding 2-keto-4-pentenoate hydratase, giving the protein MTPHDLAQRLVQARRQHRLIDAPPPDSLPPDAATAYAIQQAVIAGLGQSTGAWKIGAKAPGGAASGAPIPASLVLESPARIAHSGFFRVLLELEIAFRFSESIAPRREAYARDEVLARVGAVLPAIEIVDSRFSEWPDIAPLAQLADGQNNGALVTGHPVAYPGFARTFDFVSPELELTFDGKSLVPEASGNPVGDPRELLVWFVNHCAATGVTIEPEWTITTGSYVGAHRVERAGLVHGHLDGLGEVEIELT; this is encoded by the coding sequence ATGACGCCACACGACCTCGCGCAACGCCTCGTTCAGGCGCGCAGGCAGCACCGCCTGATCGATGCCCCGCCGCCGGACAGCCTGCCGCCTGACGCGGCCACAGCCTATGCGATCCAGCAGGCCGTGATCGCCGGCCTGGGGCAATCCACCGGCGCCTGGAAAATCGGGGCGAAGGCACCGGGCGGAGCGGCGTCGGGTGCTCCGATTCCCGCCTCGCTCGTGCTCGAGTCGCCCGCCCGCATCGCCCACAGTGGTTTTTTCCGCGTGTTACTGGAACTGGAGATCGCTTTTCGCTTCAGCGAGTCCATCGCGCCGCGCCGCGAGGCCTACGCGCGCGACGAGGTACTCGCGCGGGTCGGCGCAGTGCTGCCGGCCATCGAAATCGTCGATAGCCGCTTTAGCGAGTGGCCGGATATTGCCCCGCTCGCGCAACTGGCCGATGGGCAAAACAATGGCGCGCTCGTGACAGGACATCCCGTGGCGTATCCGGGCTTCGCGCGCACCTTCGATTTCGTCTCGCCCGAGCTGGAACTGACCTTCGACGGCAAGTCGCTGGTGCCGGAAGCGTCCGGCAATCCGGTCGGCGATCCGCGCGAATTGCTGGTGTGGTTCGTCAACCATTGCGCCGCTACGGGCGTCACGATCGAACCGGAATGGACCATTACGACCGGCTCCTATGTCGGCGCCCATCGCGTCGAGCGTGCCGGCCTCGTGCATGGCCACCTGGACGGGCTCGGCGAGGTCGAGATCGAACTGACCTGA
- a CDS encoding ABC transporter permease, giving the protein MTNRPAPPGGNQGGASGTSAKPPVADGSAPLASGKPAGTRLGFSNYLGLAGALLAMIVLFSVLSSHFLTYDTFSTIANQIPDLVVMAVGMTFVLIIAGIDLSVGSVLALGASVVSVVALKWHWPPLAAALLGVAAAALTGTLTGAITVGWRIPSFIVSLGVLEAARGVAYQMTNSRTAYIGDAFDVLSNPIAFGISPAFLIAVAVMVIAHLVLTRTVFGRYLVGIGTNEEAVRLAGVNPRPYKVIVFALMGALSGLAALFQISRLEAADPNAGDGIELQVIAAVVIGGTSLMGGRGSVISTFFGVLIISVLAAGLAQIGANEPTKRIITGAVIVVAVVLDTYRSRRKRA; this is encoded by the coding sequence ATGACGAATCGACCGGCACCTCCGGGCGGCAACCAGGGCGGCGCGTCAGGCACGTCGGCAAAGCCTCCCGTGGCCGACGGGTCCGCCCCGCTCGCGAGCGGCAAGCCGGCGGGCACGCGTCTCGGTTTTTCGAATTACCTGGGGCTGGCGGGCGCCTTGCTGGCGATGATCGTGCTGTTTTCGGTGCTCAGTTCGCACTTTCTGACGTACGACACGTTCAGCACGATCGCCAACCAGATTCCGGACCTGGTGGTGATGGCGGTCGGCATGACGTTCGTGCTGATCATCGCCGGCATCGACCTGTCGGTCGGCTCGGTGCTGGCGCTGGGCGCCTCGGTGGTGAGCGTGGTGGCGCTGAAATGGCACTGGCCGCCTTTGGCGGCAGCCTTGCTCGGCGTGGCGGCCGCGGCGCTGACCGGTACGTTGACGGGTGCGATAACCGTGGGCTGGCGGATTCCGTCGTTCATCGTTTCGCTGGGTGTGCTCGAAGCGGCACGCGGTGTCGCTTACCAGATGACGAACTCGCGCACCGCCTATATCGGCGACGCCTTCGACGTGCTGTCCAACCCGATCGCGTTCGGCATTTCGCCGGCCTTCCTGATTGCGGTGGCGGTGATGGTGATCGCGCATCTGGTGCTTACGCGCACGGTGTTCGGCCGCTATCTGGTGGGCATCGGTACGAATGAGGAAGCAGTCAGGCTGGCGGGCGTCAATCCGCGCCCTTACAAGGTCATCGTGTTTGCGCTGATGGGCGCGTTGTCGGGACTCGCGGCGCTGTTCCAGATTTCCCGGCTCGAAGCCGCCGATCCGAATGCGGGCGACGGCATCGAGCTGCAGGTGATCGCGGCGGTTGTGATTGGCGGTACGAGCCTGATGGGTGGGCGGGGTTCGGTGATCAGCACATTCTTCGGTGTGTTGATCATCTCGGTGCTGGCGGCGGGGCTTGCGCAGATCGGCGCGAACGAGCCGACCAAACGCATCATCACCGGCGCGGTGATCGTCGTGGCGGTTGTGCTGGATACGTATCGGAGCCGGCGCAAGCGTGCCTAG
- a CDS encoding YeaH/YhbH family protein gives MLHQIIDRRLAGKNKSIANRERFLRRVKGYIRRAVSEAVRDRSIKDIQNTQSITIPRKDIAEPSFRHGPGGKREMVHPGNADYIRGDKIPRPQGGGGGGGGNQASNEGDGQDDFVFELSREEFMQYFFDDLELPRLVKTHLLAVPTWKSIRAGWAAEGTPNNIDVVRSLRSALGRRIALGAPLVNELHEMERQLEEMKADPEDRRDDIKALEEEIHHLRGRIWRIPFIDPFDLRYVNRVKQPQPSSQAVMFCLMDVSGSMDEQRKDLAKRFFILLYLFLKRNYERIEVVFIRHHTRAEEVDEDTFFHSTESGGTVVSSALELMKKVQEERYSPTEWNIYGAQASDGDNWTDDSPKCRKILSDDILEKVRYFAYIQVTPEEQNLWLEYAQLALSQPHMAMKKVETAADIYPVFRELFEKQVASS, from the coding sequence GTGCTTCATCAAATCATCGACCGCAGGTTAGCTGGCAAGAACAAGAGTATTGCAAACCGCGAGCGCTTCTTGCGTCGCGTCAAAGGCTATATCCGTCGTGCCGTCTCGGAAGCGGTGCGCGACCGCAGTATCAAGGATATCCAGAACACCCAGAGCATCACGATTCCACGCAAGGACATTGCCGAACCGTCGTTCCGGCATGGCCCCGGCGGCAAGCGTGAAATGGTGCATCCAGGTAACGCCGACTATATCCGCGGCGACAAGATTCCACGTCCCCAGGGTGGTGGCGGCGGTGGCGGCGGCAATCAGGCCAGCAACGAAGGCGATGGTCAGGACGACTTCGTGTTCGAACTGAGCCGCGAAGAATTCATGCAGTACTTCTTCGACGATCTCGAACTGCCGCGTCTCGTCAAGACCCATCTGCTGGCGGTCCCTACCTGGAAGAGCATTCGCGCAGGCTGGGCGGCGGAAGGCACGCCTAACAACATCGACGTGGTCCGTTCGCTGCGCAGCGCGCTCGGCCGGCGCATCGCGCTGGGCGCACCGCTCGTCAATGAGTTGCACGAGATGGAGCGGCAACTCGAAGAGATGAAGGCTGACCCCGAAGATCGCCGCGACGACATCAAGGCGCTCGAAGAGGAAATCCATCATCTGCGTGGACGCATCTGGCGCATCCCCTTTATCGACCCGTTCGATCTGCGTTACGTGAACCGCGTGAAGCAGCCGCAACCGTCGAGTCAGGCCGTGATGTTCTGCCTGATGGATGTGTCCGGTTCAATGGACGAGCAACGCAAGGATCTTGCGAAGCGCTTCTTCATCCTGCTGTACCTGTTTCTCAAGCGCAATTACGAACGCATCGAAGTGGTGTTCATTCGCCACCACACGCGTGCCGAAGAGGTCGATGAAGATACGTTCTTCCACTCGACGGAAAGCGGCGGCACGGTGGTATCGAGCGCGCTCGAGCTGATGAAGAAGGTCCAGGAGGAGCGTTATTCGCCTACTGAATGGAACATTTACGGCGCGCAGGCGTCCGACGGCGACAACTGGACCGACGATTCGCCCAAGTGTCGTAAGATCCTTTCAGATGACATTCTCGAGAAGGTGCGCTATTTTGCGTATATTCAGGTAACGCCCGAAGAGCAGAACCTGTGGCTCGAATATGCGCAACTCGCGCTGTCGCAGCCGCATATGGCGATGAAGAAGGTCGAAACGGCCGCCGACATCTACCCTGTTTTCCGGGAGTTGTTTGAAAAGCAGGTGGCGTCTTCATGA
- a CDS encoding methyl-accepting chemotaxis protein, whose protein sequence is MLNKGITIKARIGLTMAFLAALLVIIGVLGLTGMSRANDADHETFANQMPSAVDIGNAELYAARERLALDRAAFLFGTPEVAATIARAREMRTTSDAWWKKYSDLPRGAEEEREAQEVSAKRETLHQSMDAFAAIVAGTDQSKVVAGAKDLQVKYNQLAVADDALRKLQFTQAQQGFDAAQSTFVMFRIVSIGAVIAGLLAALFSYLTLSRAIGRPLAEALGHFDAIAAGDLRRPVVVASRDEMGQLLEGVARMQRSLTETVRSVRGGSESIATATRQIAAGNLDLSSRTEEQASALQETASSMDQLTSTVKQNADNARQASSLAANASEIANKGSAVVGQVVGTMGDINQSSNKIADIISIIEGIAFQTNILALNAAVEAARAGEQGRGFAVVAGEVRNLAQRSSAAAKEIKELIDNSVERVRSGSALVDQAGRTMTEIIGAVQRVTDIMGEIAAASEEQSSGIEQVARAVTQMDEVTQQNAALVEEAAAAAQSLEDQAGKLRTAVAVFQVEESGFKAPAVQPASRRAVPKPAAVRKAVAGGRARASVAAPAPAMASSSPKAAVALAAPAPAVTSTPAAARAPAAVRAPALAAAAGSDKDWETF, encoded by the coding sequence ATGTTGAACAAGGGCATCACCATCAAGGCGCGTATCGGCCTGACGATGGCATTTCTGGCCGCATTGCTGGTGATCATCGGCGTCCTTGGTCTGACAGGCATGAGCCGCGCCAACGACGCCGATCACGAAACTTTCGCTAACCAGATGCCGAGCGCAGTCGATATCGGCAACGCCGAACTTTATGCGGCGCGCGAACGGCTGGCGCTCGACCGGGCCGCCTTCCTGTTCGGAACGCCAGAAGTGGCGGCCACGATAGCGCGGGCGCGGGAGATGCGCACCACGTCCGACGCCTGGTGGAAGAAATATTCCGATCTGCCGCGCGGTGCGGAAGAAGAGCGTGAGGCGCAGGAAGTCTCGGCGAAGCGCGAAACGCTGCATCAGTCAATGGACGCGTTTGCCGCGATCGTGGCGGGGACCGACCAGTCGAAGGTCGTGGCCGGCGCGAAGGACCTGCAAGTCAAATACAACCAGCTTGCCGTCGCCGACGACGCCCTGCGCAAGCTGCAGTTCACCCAGGCCCAGCAAGGCTTCGACGCCGCCCAGAGCACCTTTGTCATGTTTCGCATCGTCAGCATCGGCGCGGTGATCGCCGGTCTGCTGGCGGCGCTATTTTCGTATCTGACGTTGAGCCGTGCGATCGGCCGCCCGCTTGCCGAGGCACTCGGTCATTTTGACGCGATCGCTGCAGGCGACCTGCGCCGTCCGGTGGTCGTGGCGTCGCGCGATGAAATGGGGCAACTGCTCGAAGGCGTCGCGCGGATGCAGCGCAGCCTTACCGAGACGGTCCGCTCGGTGCGCGGCGGCAGCGAGTCGATCGCGACGGCCACGCGCCAGATCGCCGCGGGCAACCTCGATCTGTCCTCGCGCACGGAGGAACAGGCCTCGGCGCTGCAGGAAACCGCATCGAGCATGGATCAGCTCACCAGCACGGTGAAGCAGAACGCCGATAACGCCCGCCAGGCGAGTTCGCTGGCAGCGAACGCCTCGGAGATCGCCAATAAGGGCAGTGCGGTGGTCGGGCAGGTGGTCGGGACGATGGGCGACATCAACCAGAGCTCGAACAAGATCGCCGACATTATTTCCATCATCGAGGGTATTGCCTTCCAGACCAACATTCTGGCGCTCAACGCCGCGGTCGAGGCTGCCCGCGCCGGCGAGCAGGGGCGTGGCTTTGCGGTGGTGGCGGGCGAGGTGCGCAATCTGGCGCAGCGCTCGTCGGCAGCGGCGAAGGAAATCAAGGAACTGATCGACAACTCCGTGGAGCGCGTGCGTTCGGGCTCGGCGCTGGTCGATCAGGCCGGCCGCACGATGACCGAGATCATTGGCGCGGTGCAGCGCGTCACGGACATCATGGGCGAAATTGCGGCTGCTTCCGAAGAACAGAGCAGCGGTATCGAGCAGGTTGCGCGCGCCGTCACGCAAATGGACGAAGTGACGCAGCAGAACGCGGCGCTGGTGGAGGAGGCGGCTGCGGCGGCTCAATCGCTCGAAGATCAGGCCGGCAAGCTGCGTACTGCCGTCGCTGTGTTCCAGGTTGAAGAGAGCGGTTTCAAGGCGCCAGCAGTCCAGCCGGCGTCGCGCCGGGCCGTGCCGAAGCCGGCGGCGGTCCGGAAGGCGGTTGCAGGCGGCCGGGCACGTGCGTCCGTGGCTGCGCCGGCCCCGGCGATGGCCTCGAGCTCCCCGAAGGCTGCCGTGGCTCTGGCCGCACCCGCGCCTGCGGTTACCTCAACCCCGGCGGCAGCGCGAGCACCGGCGGCAGTCAGAGCGCCTGCGCTGGCTGCAGCCGCCGGTAGCGACAAGGACTGGGAAACGTTCTAA
- a CDS encoding SpoVR family protein — protein MSTKHLRNEAPGDPPARKKGVPKQKSGHADATVAETQAADAGAGLDNAVTARGHTGTPSEGQREVRMNVADRRPLPCPSDWTFELIEEYDTHIARVAEQYELDVYPIQLELISAEQMMDAYASVGMPVNYRHWSFGKHFLSTEKSYRRGQMGLAYEIVINSNPCIAYLMEENTMTMQALVIAHAAYGHNSFFKGNYLFKLWTDAHAIIDYLVYAKNYIAECEERFGMDRVEELLDSCHALQNYGVDRYKRPQKLSLQKESAARREREAYLQSQVNELWRTLPNRQTPEPEETDDRYPPEPQENLLYFAEKNAPLLEPWEREVIRIVRKIGQYFYPQRQTQVMNEGWATFWHYTLLNTLYNQGKLEDGFMMEFLHSHSNVVYQPPVTKPYYSGINPYALGFSMMSDIRRICENPTEEDRRWFPELAGSPWLPALHYAMRNFKDESFVAQYLSPHLIREMRLFSVLDDDMRDALEVSAIHDDSGYQYVRQALSRQYDMHHREPNIQVWSVNTRGDRSLTLRHFMSDNRHLSGDSDEVLKHMARLWQFDVYLESVDENGTVRKRYECRYVPPAVRL, from the coding sequence ATGAGCACCAAACATCTGCGGAATGAGGCGCCCGGCGATCCGCCGGCGCGCAAAAAAGGCGTGCCGAAGCAGAAGTCCGGGCATGCCGATGCCACAGTGGCCGAAACGCAGGCTGCTGATGCGGGAGCGGGTCTGGACAACGCTGTAACTGCACGGGGACACACCGGAACGCCCTCAGAGGGGCAAAGGGAAGTCCGTATGAACGTAGCCGATAGACGGCCTCTGCCGTGCCCGTCCGACTGGACCTTCGAACTGATCGAGGAATACGACACCCATATTGCCCGTGTTGCAGAGCAATATGAGCTGGACGTGTACCCGATCCAGCTCGAACTCATCAGCGCTGAACAGATGATGGATGCGTACGCGTCCGTCGGCATGCCGGTGAACTACCGGCACTGGTCGTTCGGCAAACACTTCTTGTCCACCGAAAAAAGCTACCGTCGCGGACAGATGGGGCTGGCTTACGAAATCGTCATCAATTCAAACCCCTGCATCGCGTATCTGATGGAAGAGAACACGATGACGATGCAGGCTCTCGTCATCGCGCACGCGGCCTACGGACATAACTCGTTCTTCAAGGGCAACTATCTGTTCAAGCTGTGGACAGATGCGCACGCGATCATCGATTACCTCGTTTACGCGAAGAATTACATTGCGGAGTGCGAGGAGCGGTTCGGCATGGACCGGGTCGAGGAACTGCTCGACTCCTGCCATGCGCTGCAAAATTACGGCGTGGACCGGTATAAGCGGCCGCAAAAGCTGTCGTTGCAGAAGGAATCGGCGGCGCGGCGCGAACGCGAAGCGTATCTGCAGTCGCAGGTAAACGAGCTGTGGCGCACGCTGCCGAACAGGCAGACGCCGGAGCCGGAGGAAACCGACGACCGCTATCCGCCCGAGCCGCAGGAAAATCTGCTGTATTTCGCGGAGAAAAATGCACCGTTACTCGAGCCGTGGGAGCGCGAGGTCATTCGCATCGTGCGCAAGATCGGCCAGTATTTCTACCCGCAGCGCCAGACTCAGGTAATGAACGAAGGCTGGGCGACGTTCTGGCATTACACGCTGCTCAACACGCTGTACAACCAGGGCAAGCTGGAAGACGGCTTCATGATGGAGTTCCTCCATTCGCACAGCAACGTCGTCTATCAGCCGCCGGTCACGAAGCCGTATTACAGCGGCATTAATCCGTATGCGCTGGGTTTTTCGATGATGAGCGATATTCGCCGCATCTGCGAAAACCCGACCGAAGAGGATCGGCGCTGGTTCCCGGAACTGGCCGGAAGCCCCTGGCTGCCGGCGCTGCACTACGCGATGCGTAACTTCAAGGACGAGAGCTTTGTGGCGCAGTATCTGTCACCGCATCTGATCCGCGAAATGCGGCTCTTCTCTGTGCTGGACGACGATATGCGCGACGCGCTGGAAGTTTCGGCGATCCACGATGACAGCGGCTATCAGTATGTGCGCCAGGCGCTGTCGCGACAGTACGATATGCATCACCGCGAGCCGAATATTCAGGTCTGGTCGGTCAATACACGCGGCGACCGCAGTCTCACGTTGCGGCATTTCATGAGCGACAACCGGCATCTGTCTGGCGACAGTGATGAGGTGCTCAAGCATATGGCGCGGCTGTGGCAGTTCGACGTGTATCTGGAAAGCGTCGACGAAAACGGTACGGTGAGGAAGCGCTATGAGTGTCGGTATGTGCCACCGGCAGTCAGGCTCTGA
- a CDS encoding type II toxin-antitoxin system death-on-curing family toxin — translation MTLDPELVGLIHDYILGNEPGIHGSNRGALEGALGRIESRRHYEGLHDIFEIAGLYAEAIARGHTFSDANKRTALVSALVYLFLEGFSVERTPALEEIMVDVAEGRLNYLDLANIFSTLAVRVPQPGSE, via the coding sequence ATGACGCTCGACCCGGAGTTGGTTGGGCTGATTCACGACTACATCCTGGGCAACGAACCAGGTATCCACGGATCTAATCGTGGCGCGTTGGAAGGCGCGCTCGGCCGGATAGAATCTCGGCGACATTACGAGGGCCTTCACGACATTTTCGAGATTGCGGGTCTGTACGCCGAAGCGATCGCGAGGGGGCATACATTCTCCGATGCCAATAAGCGGACTGCGCTCGTGTCTGCGCTGGTTTACCTGTTTCTAGAAGGGTTCTCAGTTGAACGGACGCCCGCTCTCGAAGAGATCATGGTTGACGTCGCCGAGGGCCGGCTGAATTACCTGGATCTGGCCAACATCTTTTCAACTCTGGCAGTTCGCGTCCCGCAACCGGGGTCCGAATAG
- a CDS encoding PrkA family serine protein kinase, translating to MDIYSSFATRFEKTREDELSLEEYLALCKDNPAAYATAGERMLTAIGEPEQIDTRNDPRTSRIFANKVIKVYPAFREFYGMEDVIEQVVAYFRHSAQGLEEKKQILYLLGPVGGGKSSIAERLKQLMERVPFYAIKGSPVNESPLGLFDYDEDGPILEEQYGIPRRYLKSILSPWAVKRLHEYNGDIRKFRVVRRYPSILRQIGIAKTEPGDENNQDISSLVGKVDIRKLEQYAQDDADAYSYSGGLCLANQGLLEFVEMFKAPIKVLHPLLTATQEGNFKGTEGFGAIPFDGVILAHSNESEWKAFRNNRNNEALLDRIFVVKVPYCLRYGEEIKIYEKLIRNSSLSSAVCAPGTLKMMAQMSVLTRLHEPENSSLFSKMQVYDGENLKDTDPKAKSYQEYRDFAGVDEGMTGVSTRFAFKILSRVFNFDTTEVAANPVHLMYVLEQQIEREQFPPETEQKYLSFIKDVLASRYAEFIGKEIQTAYLESYSEYGQNIFDRYVTYADFWIQDQEFRDHDTGESFDRASLNAELEKIEKPAGISNPKDFRNEIVNFVLRARAANAGKNPAWISYEKLRVVIEKKMFSNTEELLPVISFNAKGSAEEQRKHEDFVNRMVAKGYTPKQVRLLCDWYLRVRKSS from the coding sequence ATGGATATCTACAGCAGTTTCGCGACCCGCTTCGAGAAAACGCGAGAAGATGAGCTCTCGCTCGAGGAGTATCTCGCGCTCTGCAAAGACAATCCCGCCGCGTACGCTACAGCTGGCGAACGCATGTTGACGGCAATCGGAGAACCCGAACAGATCGACACTCGCAACGATCCGCGCACGTCGCGTATCTTCGCGAACAAGGTCATCAAGGTATACCCCGCGTTCCGTGAGTTCTACGGAATGGAAGACGTGATCGAGCAGGTGGTTGCGTACTTCCGGCACTCGGCCCAGGGGCTCGAAGAAAAGAAGCAGATTCTTTATTTGCTTGGCCCGGTTGGCGGCGGCAAGTCGTCGATCGCGGAACGTCTGAAACAACTCATGGAGCGCGTGCCGTTCTATGCAATCAAGGGCTCGCCTGTCAACGAGTCGCCGCTAGGTCTGTTCGACTACGATGAAGACGGTCCGATCCTTGAAGAGCAATACGGTATTCCACGCCGCTATCTGAAGAGCATTCTCAGCCCATGGGCGGTCAAACGGCTGCATGAATATAACGGCGACATCCGCAAGTTCCGCGTCGTGCGCCGTTACCCCTCGATCCTGCGGCAGATCGGTATCGCCAAGACCGAGCCGGGTGACGAAAACAATCAGGATATTTCGTCGCTGGTGGGTAAGGTCGACATCCGCAAGCTCGAGCAATACGCCCAGGACGATGCCGATGCGTACAGCTACTCCGGTGGCCTGTGCCTCGCGAATCAGGGCCTGCTCGAATTCGTGGAAATGTTCAAGGCGCCAATCAAGGTCTTGCACCCGTTGCTGACTGCCACCCAGGAAGGCAACTTCAAGGGCACGGAAGGTTTCGGCGCCATCCCGTTCGACGGTGTGATCCTTGCTCACTCGAACGAGTCGGAATGGAAGGCGTTCCGCAATAACCGCAACAATGAGGCCTTGCTCGACCGGATTTTTGTCGTAAAGGTACCGTATTGCTTGCGCTATGGCGAAGAGATCAAGATCTACGAGAAGCTGATCCGCAACTCGTCGCTCTCGAGCGCGGTGTGCGCGCCCGGCACCCTGAAGATGATGGCGCAGATGTCGGTATTGACGCGCCTGCACGAGCCGGAGAATTCCAGCCTCTTCTCGAAGATGCAGGTCTACGACGGCGAGAATCTGAAGGACACCGATCCGAAGGCCAAGTCGTACCAGGAGTATCGCGACTTCGCCGGCGTGGACGAAGGCATGACGGGTGTGTCGACGCGCTTCGCGTTCAAGATTCTTTCGCGCGTGTTCAACTTCGACACCACTGAAGTCGCAGCGAATCCGGTGCATCTGATGTATGTGCTCGAACAGCAGATCGAGCGCGAGCAGTTCCCACCGGAAACCGAGCAGAAGTACCTGTCCTTCATCAAGGACGTACTGGCCTCGCGCTACGCAGAGTTCATCGGCAAGGAGATTCAGACCGCTTATCTGGAATCGTATTCGGAGTACGGGCAGAACATTTTCGATCGCTATGTGACGTATGCGGACTTCTGGATCCAGGACCAGGAGTTCCGCGATCACGACACCGGCGAGAGTTTCGACCGTGCCTCGCTGAATGCGGAACTGGAGAAGATCGAGAAGCCTGCAGGGATTAGCAATCCGAAGGACTTCCGCAACGAGATCGTCAACTTCGTGCTGCGCGCGCGTGCTGCGAACGCAGGCAAGAATCCGGCGTGGATCAGCTATGAGAAGCTGCGCGTCGTGATCGAGAAGAAGATGTTCTCGAATACGGAGGAACTGTTGCCGGTGATTTCGTTCAATGCAAAAGGGTCGGCAGAGGAACAGCGCAAGCACGAAGACTTCGTCAACCGGATGGTCGCAAAGGGCTATACGCCCAAGCAGGTGCGGCTGTTGTGTGACTGGTATCTGCGCGTGCGCAAGTCATCGTGA